One window from the genome of Methylomarinovum caldicuralii encodes:
- a CDS encoding 30S ribosomal protein THX has protein sequence MGKGDLRTRRGKIAQGTYGKTRLKPKKLRKLREKQH, from the coding sequence ATGGGTAAAGGAGATCTGCGTACCCGCCGTGGCAAGATCGCTCAGGGTACTTACGGCAAGACCAGACTGAAGCCTAAGAAACTCAGGAAGTTGCGAGAAAAACAGCACTGA
- the proC gene encoding pyrroline-5-carboxylate reductase, with protein sequence MSQRIGFIGAGNMATSLIGGLIADGYPNDCIRVTDINQNKVLALRQHFGIESADDSISLVETSDIVVLAVKPQQIRALAQEIAPAVQSHRPLVVSIAAGIREADLERWLGGPVPIVRTMPNTPALVQSGATGLHANPHVSETQRDWAESLMRAVGITVWVEREELLDAVTAVSGSGPAYFFLLMEAMEKAAADLGLGQAEARLLVEQTALGAAKLAMETEIGPEALRHRVTSPGGTTEKAIEVFTQEEFTELVRSAIKAAYERAQSLSQQLGEQQ encoded by the coding sequence ATGTCTCAGCGGATTGGATTCATCGGTGCCGGCAACATGGCCACCAGCCTGATCGGCGGCCTGATCGCCGACGGTTATCCCAACGACTGCATCCGGGTGACCGATATCAACCAGAATAAGGTCCTGGCGCTGCGGCAGCACTTTGGCATCGAAAGCGCAGACGACAGCATCTCCCTGGTCGAAACCAGCGACATCGTGGTCCTGGCGGTAAAACCACAGCAGATTCGGGCCCTGGCACAGGAAATCGCCCCTGCCGTTCAGAGCCACCGGCCCCTTGTCGTCTCCATCGCCGCGGGAATCCGCGAGGCGGATCTGGAGCGCTGGCTCGGCGGCCCGGTTCCGATCGTCCGCACCATGCCCAACACCCCGGCCCTGGTACAATCCGGCGCCACCGGCCTGCATGCCAATCCCCATGTCAGCGAAACCCAGCGGGACTGGGCGGAATCGCTCATGCGCGCCGTGGGAATCACCGTCTGGGTCGAGCGCGAAGAACTGCTGGATGCCGTCACCGCCGTTTCCGGCAGTGGTCCGGCCTACTTTTTCCTGCTGATGGAAGCGATGGAAAAGGCGGCCGCCGATCTCGGTCTGGGTCAGGCCGAGGCCCGTCTCCTGGTGGAGCAGACCGCCCTGGGGGCGGCCAAACTGGCCATGGAAACCGAAATCGGTCCTGAAGCCCTGCGGCACCGGGTGACCTCCCCCGGCGGGACCACCGAAAAGGCCATCGAGGTCTTCACCCAGGAGGAATTCACCGAACTGGTTCGTAGCGCGATCAAGGCCGCTTACGAACGGGCCCAAAGCCTGTCACAACAATTGGGAGAACAACAATGA
- a CDS encoding YggT family protein: protein MSGYLADPAVFVVNVLFSLYILAVMLRFLFQLVEADFYNPISQALVKITHPPLRLLRRFIPAIGRVDTASLVFMLLLQVLADYLVYLLQGGGRVAIGVLVASALIQLVNLAFNVFIYAIIIQAVMSWINPDPYNPVYALLTDLTEPVLRPCRRLIPALGGLDLSPLLALVGLQVLKMLILPPLQKLVLMLAF from the coding sequence ATGAGCGGTTATCTGGCCGATCCGGCTGTCTTCGTCGTCAACGTCCTGTTCAGTCTCTACATCCTGGCGGTTATGCTCCGCTTCCTGTTCCAGCTGGTGGAAGCGGATTTCTACAATCCCATCTCCCAGGCACTGGTCAAGATCACCCATCCACCCCTGCGCCTTCTGCGCCGCTTCATCCCCGCCATCGGCCGTGTCGATACGGCCTCGCTGGTCTTCATGCTGCTCCTGCAGGTGCTGGCCGATTATCTCGTCTATCTGCTCCAGGGCGGGGGACGCGTCGCCATCGGTGTTCTCGTCGCCTCGGCGCTGATCCAGCTGGTCAATCTCGCCTTCAACGTTTTCATCTATGCCATCATCATTCAGGCGGTCATGAGCTGGATCAACCCAGATCCCTACAATCCGGTCTATGCTTTATTGACGGACCTGACCGAACCGGTGCTGCGCCCCTGCCGCCGCCTGATCCCAGCACTGGGGGGGCTCGATCTTTCGCCCCTGCTGGCGCTGGTCGGACTGCAGGTTCTGAAAATGCTGATCCTGCCACCCTTGCAAAAACTCGTGTTGATGCTGGCTTTCTAA
- a CDS encoding DUF1631 domain-containing protein codes for MSVSEVPARAPGVLPRYVDLAHRCREQVTENFVALFREFQQQLPDFLLQQAEQAESDVFQTHCMDVRQEIGDNREAMTERFYTELMQGFERFILGQTDTPSQDQPGDSRRRLSLVEKETFEVELAFDTIANSAWVNYSDSLTPLNHRLAVINGGVKPGERSANLPGSPHHVCNAFRQALSAVQIPIETAVKVSIIEAFDQQVLRRAGSIYQDYNRLLIEAGILPNLEDAPVYIPEQAPEPPPSEPPEPAADDAEAEEDSSTANEPPPQTHRPEADTTASSPPPHAPREEILEQELFQTISQLLARQRQQQHRPAPSRQAAPAMATDELVAALGQGEHATTVPENIAEASLTRIRQEFSTQLQQLAELIKTQHVDHTDADVIELVGMLFELVLNDPNLPDSVKALLSHLHTPYLKVALLDRKFFFKRRHPARRLLNLLTQAGALCNATARNEKVVFETMRQTVNRVLTEFDDNIELFDTLYEEFERFLREFQQKARQLEKRAIEKAKGQEKLREARQRVAKELVEIVQGKSLPKGAEKLLFGPWSNLLVLLFLRQGAESEQWRHYLDVAREIVWSVQPKQSIQERNELQRKLPQIQKDIQEGLALLGDPESNAEKFLNTLQGCHEVALAKHEMAHLPEVSTLPDPEEYPLLQELDPDKLSSTRKPPSPELEQAVTRLRRIKLGTWFEFTHEGKPPLRAKLSWFSLKTGYYIFVDQAGIQVAVKPLKKLAKEMLAGQARILEMEKKPFVERALQRIYRILDS; via the coding sequence ATGTCCGTCTCAGAAGTCCCCGCCCGGGCTCCCGGCGTTCTGCCCCGCTATGTCGACCTGGCCCACCGGTGCCGGGAACAGGTTACAGAGAACTTCGTGGCGCTGTTCCGGGAGTTCCAGCAGCAGCTGCCCGATTTTCTGCTCCAACAGGCGGAACAGGCGGAAAGCGACGTCTTCCAGACCCACTGCATGGACGTGCGCCAGGAAATAGGCGACAACCGGGAGGCGATGACGGAAAGGTTCTACACGGAACTAATGCAGGGTTTCGAGCGCTTCATTCTGGGACAGACCGATACCCCCTCCCAGGATCAACCAGGCGACAGCCGGCGGCGGCTTTCCCTGGTGGAGAAGGAAACCTTTGAAGTCGAGCTGGCCTTCGACACCATCGCCAACAGCGCCTGGGTCAACTACAGCGACAGCCTGACACCGCTCAACCACCGCCTGGCGGTCATCAACGGCGGCGTCAAACCGGGCGAGCGCAGCGCCAACCTTCCCGGCAGCCCCCACCACGTCTGCAACGCCTTCCGCCAGGCCCTGAGCGCGGTCCAGATTCCCATCGAAACCGCAGTCAAAGTCAGCATCATTGAAGCCTTCGATCAACAGGTACTGCGCCGGGCCGGCAGTATCTATCAGGACTATAACCGCCTGTTGATCGAGGCCGGCATCCTGCCGAATCTGGAAGACGCCCCCGTTTACATCCCGGAACAGGCACCGGAACCCCCGCCTTCCGAACCGCCCGAGCCGGCGGCCGATGATGCAGAAGCGGAGGAGGATTCTTCGACGGCGAATGAACCGCCGCCGCAAACCCATCGTCCCGAAGCGGACACCACCGCCTCCTCCCCGCCTCCGCATGCCCCGCGGGAAGAAATTCTCGAACAGGAATTATTCCAGACGATCTCCCAACTGCTGGCACGCCAGCGCCAGCAACAACACCGCCCCGCTCCTTCCCGTCAGGCCGCTCCTGCGATGGCCACAGATGAACTGGTCGCCGCCCTCGGCCAGGGCGAACACGCGACGACGGTTCCAGAGAACATCGCCGAAGCATCCCTGACCCGAATCCGCCAGGAATTTTCCACCCAGCTGCAACAACTGGCCGAATTGATCAAAACCCAACACGTCGACCATACCGATGCCGATGTCATCGAGCTGGTCGGCATGCTGTTCGAGCTGGTGCTGAACGACCCCAATCTGCCCGATTCGGTCAAGGCGCTTCTCAGCCATCTGCATACCCCCTATTTGAAAGTCGCCCTTCTGGATCGCAAATTCTTCTTCAAACGCCGCCACCCCGCCCGCCGGCTGCTGAATCTTCTGACCCAGGCCGGTGCACTCTGCAATGCCACGGCACGTAACGAAAAGGTGGTCTTCGAGACCATGCGGCAGACGGTCAACCGAGTTTTGACGGAGTTCGACGACAATATTGAACTGTTTGACACGCTCTACGAAGAGTTCGAGCGTTTCCTGCGCGAATTCCAGCAAAAAGCCCGGCAATTGGAAAAACGGGCGATAGAAAAGGCCAAGGGGCAGGAAAAGCTCCGGGAAGCCCGGCAACGGGTGGCCAAGGAGCTGGTGGAAATCGTCCAGGGAAAATCCTTGCCCAAGGGGGCGGAAAAACTACTCTTCGGCCCGTGGTCGAACCTGCTCGTCCTGTTGTTCCTGCGTCAGGGGGCCGAAAGCGAGCAGTGGCGCCATTATCTCGATGTCGCCAGGGAGATCGTCTGGAGCGTCCAGCCGAAGCAGAGTATCCAGGAGCGCAACGAACTGCAACGAAAACTGCCCCAGATCCAAAAGGACATCCAGGAAGGCTTGGCCTTGCTGGGTGATCCGGAAAGCAACGCGGAAAAATTCCTCAACACCCTGCAGGGTTGTCACGAAGTGGCTCTGGCCAAGCACGAAATGGCGCACTTGCCCGAAGTGAGCACCCTGCCGGACCCGGAGGAATATCCGCTGCTGCAGGAACTGGATCCCGACAAGCTAAGCAGCACTCGGAAACCACCTTCCCCGGAACTCGAACAGGCCGTCACCCGCCTGCGGCGCATCAAGCTGGGGACGTGGTTCGAATTCACCCACGAGGGCAAACCCCCTTTGCGCGCAAAACTGTCGTGGTTCAGCCTGAAGACCGGCTACTACATCTTCGTCGATCAGGCTGGCATCCAGGTGGCGGTCAAACCGCTGAAAAAACTGGCAAAGGAAATGCTGGCGGGGCAGGCGCGAATCCTGGAGATGGAGAAAAAGCCGTTCGTGGAAAGGGCGCTGCAGCGGATCTACCGCATATTGGACAGCTAG
- a CDS encoding PilZ domain-containing protein: MQDRRREPRIAVSVPLQVHDLARECYLGNLANISSGGLMLFAPTAIACNRIFQIGITLPEPLLTQEKNRLDLGVESLWQESCDEGEGFWVGFQIIDLQPQDKALLGRLIEALNH; encoded by the coding sequence ATGCAGGATCGTCGCAGGGAGCCGCGCATCGCCGTTTCCGTTCCGTTGCAGGTTCACGACCTGGCCCGGGAATGTTATCTGGGAAATCTGGCCAACATTTCCAGCGGTGGGTTGATGCTGTTCGCGCCCACGGCGATCGCCTGTAACCGGATCTTTCAGATAGGAATCACCTTGCCGGAACCGCTGCTCACCCAGGAAAAAAACCGGCTGGATCTGGGCGTGGAGAGTTTATGGCAGGAGTCCTGTGATGAAGGGGAGGGATTCTGGGTCGGCTTTCAGATTATCGATCTGCAACCGCAGGACAAGGCGCTGCTGGGGCGCTTGATCGAGGCCTTGAACCACTAG
- the rimI gene encoding ribosomal protein S18-alanine N-acetyltransferase: MVGLFQVIRQWWERDPQKDFYARFCPDTLAEVEIRPMKKRDLKAVAAIEASAYQFPWSLNIFKNCLKTGYSCWVAEAYGEIVGYGILSLGVGEAHVMNLCVAPDKQGQGYGRKLLEHLIGVAEKEAAEMMFLEVRPSNEPAIRLYHRLGFNEVGRRKDYYPAADGKREDALILARSLGTP, encoded by the coding sequence ATGGTGGGACTTTTTCAAGTGATCAGACAATGGTGGGAACGCGATCCCCAAAAGGACTTTTACGCCCGATTTTGTCCGGATACGCTCGCTGAAGTGGAAATCCGTCCCATGAAAAAGCGGGATCTGAAGGCTGTAGCCGCGATAGAGGCATCGGCTTATCAGTTCCCCTGGTCGTTGAACATCTTCAAGAACTGCTTGAAGACAGGTTATTCCTGCTGGGTTGCCGAGGCCTACGGAGAGATCGTCGGCTATGGCATCCTTTCCCTGGGTGTCGGTGAGGCGCACGTCATGAACCTGTGTGTCGCCCCTGACAAGCAGGGACAGGGGTATGGGCGGAAACTGCTGGAACATTTGATAGGGGTGGCCGAGAAGGAAGCGGCGGAGATGATGTTTCTGGAGGTGCGCCCGAGCAACGAGCCTGCGATCCGTTTGTACCATCGCCTGGGCTTCAACGAAGTCGGCCGGCGCAAGGATTACTATCCCGCCGCTGACGGTAAACGGGAAGATGCGCTCATATTGGCACGCTCGTTGGGAACCCCGTAG